Proteins from a genomic interval of Peromyscus leucopus breed LL Stock chromosome 12, UCI_PerLeu_2.1, whole genome shotgun sequence:
- the Eif4a2 gene encoding eukaryotic initiation factor 4A-II isoform X3 → MLMVLRSHQLFSRELLFLVLKIQKVILALGDYMGATCHACIGGTNVRNEMQKLQAEAPHIVVGTPGRVFDMLNRRYLSPKWIKMFVLDEADEMLSRGFKDQIYEIFQKLNTSIQVVLLSATMPTDVLEVTKKFMRDPIRILVKKEELTLEGIKQFYINVEREEWKLDTLCDLYETLTITQAVIFLNTRRKVDWLTEKMHARDFTVSALHGDMDQKERDVIMREFRSGSSRVLITTDLLARGIDVQQVSLVINYDLPTNRENYIHRIGRGGRFGRKGVAINFVTEEDKRILRDIETFYNTTVEEMPMNVADLI, encoded by the exons ATGCTTATGGTTTTGAGAAGCCATCAGCTATTCAGCAGAGAGCTATTATTCCTTGTATTAAAG ATCCAAAAGGTAATTTTGGCTCTCGGGGATTATATGGGAGCAACTTGTCATGCCTGCATTGGAGGAACAAATGTTCGAAATGAAATGCAGAAGTTGCAGGCTGAAGCCCCTCATATTGTTGTTGGTACACCAGGGAGAGTGTTTGATATGCTAAACAGAAGATACCTTT CTCCAAAATGGATCAAAATGTTCGTTTTGGATGAAGCAGATGAAATGTTGAGCCGAGGGTTTAAGGATCAAATCTATGAGATTTTCCAAAAATTAAATACAAGCATTCAG GTTGTGTTGCTTTCTGCCACAATGCCAACTGATGTGTTGGAAGTGACCAAAAAATTCATGAGAGATCCAATTCGAATTCTGGTGAAGAAGGAAGAATTGACTCTGGAAGGAATCAAACAGTTTTATATTAATGTTGAACGAGAG GAGTGGAAGTTGGACACTCTTTGTGACTTGTATGAGACATTGACTATCACACAAGCAGTTATTTTTCTCAATACAAGACGCAAGGTGGATTGGCTCACAGAGAAAATGCACGCCAGGGACTTCACAGTTTCTGCTCTG CATGGTGACATGGACCAGAAGGAAAGAGATGTCATCATGAGGGAATTCCGATCAGGGTCAAGCCGTGTTCTCATCACTACTGACTTGTTG GCTCGTGGGATTGATGTGCAACAAGTGTCCTTGGTTATAAACTATGATCTACCTACCAATCGTGAAAACTATATTCACAG AATTGGCAGAGGGGGTCGATTTGGGAGGAAAGGTGTGGCTATAAACTTTGTTACTGAAGAAGACAAGAGGATTCTTCGTGACATTGAGACTTTCTACAATACTACAGTGGAGGAAATGCCCATGAATGTGGCTGACCTTATTTAA
- the Eif4a2 gene encoding eukaryotic initiation factor 4A-II isoform X2, giving the protein MSGGSADYNREHGGPEGMDPDGVIESNWNEIVDNFDDMNLKESLLRGIYAYGFEKPSAIQQRAIIPCIKGYDVIAQAQSGTGKTATFAISILQQLEIEFKETQALVLAPTRELAQQIQKVILALGDYMGATCHACIGGTNVRNEMQKLQAEAPHIVVGTPGRVFDMLNRRYLSPKWIKMFVLDEADEMLSRGFKDQIYEIFQKLNTSIQVVLLSATMPTDVLEVTKKFMRDPIRILVKKEELTLEGIKQFYINVEREEWKLDTLCDLYETLTITQAVIFLNTRRKVDWLTEKMHARDFTVSALHGDMDQKERDVIMREFRSGSSRVLITTDLLARGIDVQQVSLVINYDLPTNRENYIHRIGRGGRFGRKGVAINFVTEEDKRILRDIETFYNTTVEEMPMNVADLI; this is encoded by the exons ATGTCTGGTGGCTCCGCGGATTACAACAG AGAACATGGCGGCCCAGAGGGAATGGACCCCGATGGTGTTATCGAG AGCAACTGGAATGAAATCGTTGATAACTTTGATGATATGAATTTAAAGGAGTCTCTTCTTCGAGGCATCTATGCTTATGGTTTTGAGAAGCCATCAGCTATTCAGCAGAGAGCTATTATTCCTTGTATTAAAG GGTATGATGTGATTGCTCAAGCTCAGTCAGGTACTGGCAAGACAGCCACATTTGCTATTTCCATCCTGCAACAGTTGGAGATTGAGTTCAAGGAGACCCAAGCACTAGTATTGGCCCCCACCAGAGAACTGGCTCAACAG ATCCAAAAGGTAATTTTGGCTCTCGGGGATTATATGGGAGCAACTTGTCATGCCTGCATTGGAGGAACAAATGTTCGAAATGAAATGCAGAAGTTGCAGGCTGAAGCCCCTCATATTGTTGTTGGTACACCAGGGAGAGTGTTTGATATGCTAAACAGAAGATACCTTT CTCCAAAATGGATCAAAATGTTCGTTTTGGATGAAGCAGATGAAATGTTGAGCCGAGGGTTTAAGGATCAAATCTATGAGATTTTCCAAAAATTAAATACAAGCATTCAG GTTGTGTTGCTTTCTGCCACAATGCCAACTGATGTGTTGGAAGTGACCAAAAAATTCATGAGAGATCCAATTCGAATTCTGGTGAAGAAGGAAGAATTGACTCTGGAAGGAATCAAACAGTTTTATATTAATGTTGAACGAGAG GAGTGGAAGTTGGACACTCTTTGTGACTTGTATGAGACATTGACTATCACACAAGCAGTTATTTTTCTCAATACAAGACGCAAGGTGGATTGGCTCACAGAGAAAATGCACGCCAGGGACTTCACAGTTTCTGCTCTG CATGGTGACATGGACCAGAAGGAAAGAGATGTCATCATGAGGGAATTCCGATCAGGGTCAAGCCGTGTTCTCATCACTACTGACTTGTTG GCTCGTGGGATTGATGTGCAACAAGTGTCCTTGGTTATAAACTATGATCTACCTACCAATCGTGAAAACTATATTCACAG AATTGGCAGAGGGGGTCGATTTGGGAGGAAAGGTGTGGCTATAAACTTTGTTACTGAAGAAGACAAGAGGATTCTTCGTGACATTGAGACTTTCTACAATACTACAGTGGAGGAAATGCCCATGAATGTGGCTGACCTTATTTAA
- the Rfc4 gene encoding replication factor C subunit 4 isoform X2, whose product MPHELSAEKEPELPNLLFYGPPGTGKTSTILAAARELFGPELFRLRVLELNASDERGIQVVREKVKNFAQLTVSGSRSDGKPCPPFKIVILDEADSMTSAAQAALRRTMEKESKTTRFCLICNYVSRIIEPLTSRCSKFRFKPLSDEIQQKRLLDIAEKENVKISHEGIAYLVKVSEGDLRKAITFLQSATRLTGGKEVMEDVITDIAGVIPAITIDGILTACHSGSFDKLEAVVKDLIDEGHAAIQLVNQLHDVVVENDNLSDKQKSIITEKLAEVDKCLADGADEHLQLMSLCATVMQQLTQNC is encoded by the exons ATGCCTCATGAGCTCAGTGCAGAAAAGGAACCTGAG CTTCCTAATCTCTTATTCTATGGGCCACCCGGAACTGGCAAAACATCCACAATTTTGGCAGCAGCTAGAGAACTCTTTGG gcCTGAACTCTTTCGATTAAGGGTTCTTGAGTTAAATGCATCTGATGAACGTGGGATACAAGTAGTCCGAGAGAAAGTGAAAAACTTTGCTCAGTTAACTGTGTCAGGAAGTCGTTCAGA TGGGAAGCCATGTCCTCCCTTTAAGATTGTAATTCTGGATGAAGCAGATTCTATGACCTCAGCTGCTCAGGCAGCTTTAAGACGTACCATGGAAAAAGAGTCTAAGACAACCAGATTCTGCCTCATCTGTAACTATGTCAGTCG AATAATTGAACCCCTCACTTCTAGATGTTCAAAGTTCCGCTTCAAGCCTCTGTCAGATGAAATTCAGCAGAAGCGATTACTGGATATTGctgaaaaggaaaatgtcaaaaTTAGCCATGAG GGAATAGCTTATCTTGTTAAAGTATCAGAGGGAGATCTCCGGAAAGCCATTACATTTCTTCAAAGTGCTACTCGACTAACAGGTGGGAAGGAAGTCATGGAAGATGTAATCACAGACATTGCTGGG GTAATACCAGCTATAACCATTGATGGAATACTCACTGCATGTCACAGTGGCTCTTTTGACAAACTAGAAGCTGTGGTAAAG GACCTAATAGATGAAGGACATGCAGCTATTCAGCTTGTTAATCAACTTCATGATGTGGTTGTAGAAAATGACAATCTTTCTGATAAACAGAAGTCCATTATTACAGAAAAACTTGCT GAAGTGGATAAATGTTTAGCAGATGGTGCGGATGAACACCTGCAGTTGATGAGCCTTTGTGCAACTGTGATGCAGCAGCTGACTCAGAACTGTTGA
- the Eif4a2 gene encoding eukaryotic initiation factor 4A-II isoform X1: protein MSGGSADYNSREHGGPEGMDPDGVIESNWNEIVDNFDDMNLKESLLRGIYAYGFEKPSAIQQRAIIPCIKGYDVIAQAQSGTGKTATFAISILQQLEIEFKETQALVLAPTRELAQQIQKVILALGDYMGATCHACIGGTNVRNEMQKLQAEAPHIVVGTPGRVFDMLNRRYLSPKWIKMFVLDEADEMLSRGFKDQIYEIFQKLNTSIQVVLLSATMPTDVLEVTKKFMRDPIRILVKKEELTLEGIKQFYINVEREEWKLDTLCDLYETLTITQAVIFLNTRRKVDWLTEKMHARDFTVSALHGDMDQKERDVIMREFRSGSSRVLITTDLLARGIDVQQVSLVINYDLPTNRENYIHRIGRGGRFGRKGVAINFVTEEDKRILRDIETFYNTTVEEMPMNVADLI from the exons ATGTCTGGTGGCTCCGCGGATTACAACAG CAGAGAACATGGCGGCCCAGAGGGAATGGACCCCGATGGTGTTATCGAG AGCAACTGGAATGAAATCGTTGATAACTTTGATGATATGAATTTAAAGGAGTCTCTTCTTCGAGGCATCTATGCTTATGGTTTTGAGAAGCCATCAGCTATTCAGCAGAGAGCTATTATTCCTTGTATTAAAG GGTATGATGTGATTGCTCAAGCTCAGTCAGGTACTGGCAAGACAGCCACATTTGCTATTTCCATCCTGCAACAGTTGGAGATTGAGTTCAAGGAGACCCAAGCACTAGTATTGGCCCCCACCAGAGAACTGGCTCAACAG ATCCAAAAGGTAATTTTGGCTCTCGGGGATTATATGGGAGCAACTTGTCATGCCTGCATTGGAGGAACAAATGTTCGAAATGAAATGCAGAAGTTGCAGGCTGAAGCCCCTCATATTGTTGTTGGTACACCAGGGAGAGTGTTTGATATGCTAAACAGAAGATACCTTT CTCCAAAATGGATCAAAATGTTCGTTTTGGATGAAGCAGATGAAATGTTGAGCCGAGGGTTTAAGGATCAAATCTATGAGATTTTCCAAAAATTAAATACAAGCATTCAG GTTGTGTTGCTTTCTGCCACAATGCCAACTGATGTGTTGGAAGTGACCAAAAAATTCATGAGAGATCCAATTCGAATTCTGGTGAAGAAGGAAGAATTGACTCTGGAAGGAATCAAACAGTTTTATATTAATGTTGAACGAGAG GAGTGGAAGTTGGACACTCTTTGTGACTTGTATGAGACATTGACTATCACACAAGCAGTTATTTTTCTCAATACAAGACGCAAGGTGGATTGGCTCACAGAGAAAATGCACGCCAGGGACTTCACAGTTTCTGCTCTG CATGGTGACATGGACCAGAAGGAAAGAGATGTCATCATGAGGGAATTCCGATCAGGGTCAAGCCGTGTTCTCATCACTACTGACTTGTTG GCTCGTGGGATTGATGTGCAACAAGTGTCCTTGGTTATAAACTATGATCTACCTACCAATCGTGAAAACTATATTCACAG AATTGGCAGAGGGGGTCGATTTGGGAGGAAAGGTGTGGCTATAAACTTTGTTACTGAAGAAGACAAGAGGATTCTTCGTGACATTGAGACTTTCTACAATACTACAGTGGAGGAAATGCCCATGAATGTGGCTGACCTTATTTAA